The Polyangium aurulentum genomic interval CGCCGGCGGGCGCTGCGAGGTCTGGGCGCCGACGCAGCACCCACAGGCGGCGCGAGCCGAGATTGCGCGCGTGCTCGGCATGAAAGAGGCCGAGGTCACCGTGAACGTGACGCTCCTCGGCGGCGGATTCGGGCGCAAATCGAAGGCGGATTTCGTCTCCGAGGCGGCATTCCTCGCGCGCGAGGCGGGCGTCCCGGTGCGCGTGCAGTGGACGCGCGACGACGACCTCAAGCATTGCTATTACAACACGGTGAACGCGCAGCGCATCCGCGCCGGGCTCGACGAGCGCGGCAAGGTCGTCGCGTGGCACCATCGCACGGCGTTCCCGCCGATCGGAACCACCTTCGCGGACGTCGATCGCCCGACCCTCGGGGACCTGCAGCAAGGCGTGCTCGATGTGGCACTCGACGTTCCCAACATCCGCGCCGAGGCGTGCCCGGCTAAGGCGCATGTGCGCATCGGGTGGTATCGATCGGTCTACAACATCTTCCACGCATTCGCGATCGGATCGCTCATCGACGAGATCGCGCACGCGCGGGCGGCGGATCCGCGCGACGTCTGGCTCGAGGTGATCGGCCCGGCGCGCGTCCTCGGCCTTCCCCAGCTCGGTATCGAGAAGCTGCAAAACTACGGCGAGAAGCTCGAGAAGCATCCGGTCGACGCGGGGCGGCTGCGGCGCGTGGTCGAGCGGGTCACCGAGGCGGCGAAATGGAGCGGCCGGAAGAAGGACGGCCGCGCGTTCGGCCTCGCGGCGCACCGGAGCTTCGTCTCCTACACGGCGGTCGTCCTGGCCGTGGTGCCCGACAAGGACAGGAAGATCCGCATCGACGAGGCGTGGATCTCGATGGACGCCGGCACGGTCGTCAATCAGGAGCGAGCCCGCGCGCAGATGGAGGGGGCCGTCGTCATGGGCATCAGCAACGCCATGTTCGGCGGGATCACCATGAAGGGCGGCGCGGTCGAGCAAACGAACTTCCGCGATGTGCGCATCGCGCGGATTCGTGACGTGCCGAGGAAGATTCACGTCGACCTCGTCCCCAGCGACGGCCCGCCCTGCGGCGTGGGCGAGCCTGGTGTGCCTCCCGTCGGGCCGGCGCTCGCCAATGCGATCTTCTCGCTCACCGGCCAGCGTATCCGCGAGATCCCGCTCGCGCGCGCGCTGGGCGTCTGAGGCCCGAGCTCACGCTGACGCCGTAAAACTCCACGAAACTCCACCTGTCAAACGCATGGCGAACGCGCTTGACCCCGCGACGAGCGGGGTCGATGCTGCGGTCCATGAAGCATTGGAATCGATATTCGCGATGGCTGCTCCTCGCGGCCTTGACCATTCCTCTGACCGCCTGCGGGGACGATCCCACGACCCCGCCGGGCAATCCGTCCGGGACAGGGGGCACGGGCGGCGTCGGGGGCACCGGCGGTAACGGAGGCACGGGCGGCACCGGCGGCATGGGCGGCACCGGCGGCATGGGCGGCACCGGCGGCGTGAACACGGGCGGGGGCGGGGCAGGGGGCACCGGGGGCCAGTCCGCGGTGGAATGGCCGGAGGTGACCAGCGAGATCGCGCAGGATCCGGCGATCGAGCAAGCCGTCGCCGAGCTCGTCGCCAAGATGAGCGTCGCGCAGAAGGTGGGCCAGATGGTCCAGCCCGAGATCCTGGCAATCACGCCGGCCGAGGTGCGCCAGTACCATATCGGCTCGGTGCTGAATGGCGGCGGCGCGTGGCCGGGCGGTAAGAAGGACGCGACCGCGGCCGAGTGGGTCGCCCTCGCGGACGATTATTACAAGGCCTCGACCGACACGTCGGGCCAGCCGGGCGAGCACCTCGGCATCCCCGTCCTGTGGGGCACGGACGCGGTGCACGGCCATAACAACGTGAAGGGCGCGACGCTCTTCCCGCACAACATCGGGCTCGGGGCCATGAACGATCCCGAGCTCATCGAGCAGATTGGCGCGATCACCGCCCAGGAGGTCGCCGTCACCGGGCTCGACTGGGGTTTCGCGCCCACGCTCGCCGTCGTGCGCGACGACCGCTGGGGCCGCTCCTACGAGGGCTACTCCGAGGATCCGGAGATCGTCAAAGCCTACGCCAGCCGGATGATCTACGGCCTGCAGGGCCACGCCTCGGACAGCGCGGACCTGCTCAGCGACAAGCACGTCGTGGCCACGGCCAAGCATTACATGGGCGACGGCGGGACCACGCTGGGCAAGGATCAGGGCAATACCGAGGTCTCCGAGGAGGAGCTGCGCGACATCCACGCGCAAGGGTATCTCACCGCGCTCAACGCGGGCGCGCAGACGGTCATGGCGTCGTTCAGCAGCTGGAACGGCGAGAAGATGCACGGCCACCATTACCTGCTCACGGAGATCCTGAAGGGCAAGTTCCATTTCGATGGCTTCGTCATCGGCGACTGGAACGGGCACGGGCAGGTCACGGGGTGCACGAACACCTCGTGCGCCGCGGCGATCAACGCCGGCGTGGACATGATCATGGTCCCCAACGACTGGAAGGGATTCATCGCCAACACCATCACGCAGGTGGAGAGCGGCGAGATCCCGAAGTCGCGCATCGACGACGCGGTGACGCGCATCCTGCGCGTGAAGATGCGGGCAGGTCTGCTCGGCCCGAAGGCGAACAAGGGCGCGCCCTCGACCCGGTCGCTCGCCGGGAACACCTCGCTCCTCGGCGCGCCCGCGCACCGGGCCCTGGCGCGCGAGGCGGTGCGCAAATCGCTCGTCCTGCTCAAGAACAAGGGAGGCATCCTGCCGCTCTCGAAATCGTCGGTCGTCCTCGTCGCCGGCAAGACCGCGGACAACATCCCGAACCAGTCCGGCGGCTGGACGCTGAGCTGGCAGGGCACGGGCAACACCAATGCCGACTTCCCGAATGCCGAATCGATTTACGCCGGCATCAGCAAGGCCCTCACCTCGATGGGCGGCAGCGCGACCCTGAGCGCGGACGGCTCGGCCGCGGCTGACGGCTACGACGCCGCGCTGGTCGTCATCGGCGAGACGCCTTATGCCGAGGGCCAGGGCGATATCGGCAAGAACAGCACGCTCGAGCACGCCCTGCTCCACCCCGAGGACCTCAGCGTGATCGAGACCATCCGCGCCAAAGCGCCGGGCGTGCCGATCGTGACCGTGTTCGTGTCGGGTCGTCCGCTCTACGTCAACAAGGAGCTCAATCGGTCCGACGCGTTCGTCTCCGCCTGGCTGCCGGGCAGCGAGGGCGGCGGGGTCGCCGACGTGCTCTTCGGCGATCACGATTTCCAGGGCAAACTCTCGTTCTCGTGGCCCTCGGCCGATTGCCAGACGCCCCTCAACCGCAACGACGGCCAGATGGCGCTCTTCCCCTACGGGTATGGCTTGACGTACGCCGACACCGACATGCTGGGCGACAATCTGCCCGAGATGTCCAAGGGGCAGGGCTGCGCGGCGTCGGACCCGGGCATGGCGGGGACGACCAACGATCCGCTCGAGATCTTCGTGGGCGGCGCCGACAAGGGCGATTACGTGATGCGCATCGGCGGCCCCTCGAACTGGGGCGGCGTCGACGTGGGAATGGGGGCCTCGCTGCCGGGCGGCGAGGTCAGCGT includes:
- a CDS encoding xanthine dehydrogenase family protein molybdopterin-binding subunit, with amino-acid sequence MSDAPVLVRRRAFLVGLGLSTGGLALGLLEDPALADEPSGDQGKKPPPASQAEENRLPGLNPNPFVHVAADGTVTIVCHRSEMGQGVRSSIPVLIADELGADMSRVVVRQAVGDKKYGDQNTDGSSSIRKFYDQLRQVGAAARVMLVAAAAKQWKVKPETCEVRDHKVHHPPTKRSLGLGELADAAAKLPVPKPEEIKLRPNRELTRVNSTTLPLLDAQAYVTGTAVFGADMKLPDMLIAVIARPPVVGGKVKRVDSARALKIPGVKKVIEMPTPKAPYGFQPWGGVAVLADNTWAAMRGRAALDITWDHGDNASYDSVAYRDGLLASVRAAGTTLRNVGDVDAAFTKAARVVEAEYTVPHLAQMPMEPPVAIARVAGGRCEVWAPTQHPQAARAEIARVLGMKEAEVTVNVTLLGGGFGRKSKADFVSEAAFLAREAGVPVRVQWTRDDDLKHCYYNTVNAQRIRAGLDERGKVVAWHHRTAFPPIGTTFADVDRPTLGDLQQGVLDVALDVPNIRAEACPAKAHVRIGWYRSVYNIFHAFAIGSLIDEIAHARAADPRDVWLEVIGPARVLGLPQLGIEKLQNYGEKLEKHPVDAGRLRRVVERVTEAAKWSGRKKDGRAFGLAAHRSFVSYTAVVLAVVPDKDRKIRIDEAWISMDAGTVVNQERARAQMEGAVVMGISNAMFGGITMKGGAVEQTNFRDVRIARIRDVPRKIHVDLVPSDGPPCGVGEPGVPPVGPALANAIFSLTGQRIREIPLARALGV
- a CDS encoding glycoside hydrolase family 3 protein; amino-acid sequence: MKHWNRYSRWLLLAALTIPLTACGDDPTTPPGNPSGTGGTGGVGGTGGNGGTGGTGGMGGTGGMGGTGGVNTGGGGAGGTGGQSAVEWPEVTSEIAQDPAIEQAVAELVAKMSVAQKVGQMVQPEILAITPAEVRQYHIGSVLNGGGAWPGGKKDATAAEWVALADDYYKASTDTSGQPGEHLGIPVLWGTDAVHGHNNVKGATLFPHNIGLGAMNDPELIEQIGAITAQEVAVTGLDWGFAPTLAVVRDDRWGRSYEGYSEDPEIVKAYASRMIYGLQGHASDSADLLSDKHVVATAKHYMGDGGTTLGKDQGNTEVSEEELRDIHAQGYLTALNAGAQTVMASFSSWNGEKMHGHHYLLTEILKGKFHFDGFVIGDWNGHGQVTGCTNTSCAAAINAGVDMIMVPNDWKGFIANTITQVESGEIPKSRIDDAVTRILRVKMRAGLLGPKANKGAPSTRSLAGNTSLLGAPAHRALAREAVRKSLVLLKNKGGILPLSKSSVVLVAGKTADNIPNQSGGWTLSWQGTGNTNADFPNAESIYAGISKALTSMGGSATLSADGSAAADGYDAALVVIGETPYAEGQGDIGKNSTLEHALLHPEDLSVIETIRAKAPGVPIVTVFVSGRPLYVNKELNRSDAFVSAWLPGSEGGGVADVLFGDHDFQGKLSFSWPSADCQTPLNRNDGQMALFPYGYGLTYADTDMLGDNLPEMSKGQGCAASDPGMAGTTNDPLEIFVGGADKGDYVMRIGGPSNWGGVDVGMGASLPGGEVSVSTVDGQLQGSAKQITWTGTGQVYSQLSAGQPGVDLSPYYNSETSIVFRARVDTPPAGTLVTLSSHCVYPCFADVNMASTIATIADGQWHELSYPLKCLTDKGLDITNVNTPFLIYSDAPVSMSIENVRWEPWTAGATPDCSAPKVTP